Within the Saccharopolyspora gloriosae genome, the region GGCGCGTTGCTGGTGCTCGCGGCACTGCTGATGGCGGCGCTCGCGCCGAGCCGGGCGATGGTTCCGGGTGCGGTCACGGCCATCGCCGGGTGGTCCGTGGCGGTGGCGGTGGATCTCGTCGCGGCGGATCCGCTCGGTGGCGGACCGGCCACCACGGGGGCGACCGGGGCGCCGCTGATCGTGGCCGCCGCGGGTCTGCTGTGGATGGCGCTGTCGGCGGGACCCGTCCCGGAACAGGTGCCCCGCCGCGTGCTGGCGGGCGCGTTGACCGGAGCGCTGCTGGTCACCGGGGTGAGCGCGGTTCTCGCCGGGCGCGGCCCGTTGCGCGTCGAGCCGTCGGGCGGGACCCCGGCGCTGGCCGAGGAGCTCGACGGGCCGGGCGGGCTGCTGCTGATCGAGCAGGGGGCGCAGCCGCCCCGGGTGGTGGAGGGCCGCAAGCCGCACTTCGGCGATGACGACTTGGTGCCGGTGCCCGGCGCGGTGCGGTGGCTGCGGGAAACGGAGATGGAGCTGCTCTCCGGCGATCCGCACCGGGTGCGCACCGCGCTGGCCGCCGCGGCGGCGCGCGGCGTCGGCCACGTGGCGGTGCCGGACGCGGCGACGGCGAACCGGGTTCGGGACGCGGCCGCCGACCTGGTCGCCGATCACGGGACGCTCGGCGATGGCTCGCCGGTGCTCCGGGTGCTGCTGCCCGCCGGGCCGGTTCAGCTGCTCGGCCCCGACCTGGCGCGGCAGGCCAGGCTGGAGGGGGCTCCGTCGCCGCAGGCTCGACCCCTGCGGGTGCCCGCGACGCTGCCCGAGGTCGCGGTGCGCTTGTCGGACGGCGGGGTCGGCCGTGTGCTGCTGCTGGCCGCCGAGCACGAACCCGGCTGGCACGCGGTGATCGACGGCAAGGAGGCACCGCTGGCCGAGGCGTGGGGCCACCAGGTCGCGGTACCGATGCCGGACGCGGCCAGCGAGGTCCGAGTCGGCTACGGCGACTCCTCCCGCACCGCGCTACTGGTGCTCCAGGCCGCTGCGATCCTGTTCACCGCAATCGGAGCCCTCCCTTCTCGCCGCCGCCACTGACCCGCCGAACACCAGCGACGAACGAACGCCCCACACCAGAACCACGCAAAGCAGACTCCGACCTCCCCACCGCCCCACACCCAAAACCCGCCCTCAAGACGGCGCCCCCCACAAAGGCCAGGCAAGGCCCCACCTGTCTCGCAGCCGAAGTCCGCGCTTTACGGCGAAGCCGTGCAGTTGGCGGCGAAGCCCGCGAAGGGCGGGCGAAGCCCCGCTTGCCTGGCGGCCGAAGGCCGTGCCGTGCGGCGAAGCCGTGCAGTTGGCGGCGGAGTCCGCGAAGGGCGGGCGAAGCCCCGCTTGCCTGGCGGCCGAAGGCCGTGCCTGTATGTGCGAAGCACATAGCCCACGCAAGCAAGATGACCACCGGCGGGTTCTCAGGTGTCTTCTCGCGAGGACAGCTTTTTCCCTCGTGGCGGAGCCACTTGGGAAAAAGATCCCGCAGCGAGAAGACACCTGAGGTTCCGCTACCCGACCCCCAAAGCAGAAGGAGCCGCCACCACCTACTGCCCCTCGATAACGTCAGGGTCTAGGCCGAGGTAGGTGGCTACCTGTTCGATGAGGACGTCGTGGAGCAGGTCGGCCATGTCCTGGCCGTCGCGGGCGCGGGCTTCCAGGGGGCGCCGGTAGAGGACGATGCGGGCGCGCGTCGGCAGGCCGCGACGGTCCACCCCGGCGGGCACCAGCCGCGCCAGCGGAACGTTCGCGTCCACCACCACGTCGTCGTCCCACACGACCTTCTCCGGGGCGGTGGCCTGTACCTCCGGTACCTCGTCGACGGCCACGTCGAGCTCGGTCAGTTCGGCGTGCCAGCGCTGCTCGATCGGTTCGAGCGCTTCGAGCACGATCGCGTCGAACCGTTGCGAACGGCTGCGAGCCACCGGGACCGACGACGGGTACAGGGGCCGCGAAGGCCGCGCCCTCGACGATCCCGCCGGGCGAGCGTCCGGCGGCGATATCCACGTGCGGTCACCACGGGCTGAGGGTACGCCCTCTCGCTCCCCACGGGGATGCCCGTTCGGGTCGCCTGTCGCCACCGGATCGAGCACTCGGCGTCACCGGTACGCCCGGTGCGTCTTCAGCGCAGCGCGAACAAACCCGTCCGGCGGTGCGAATCCCCCGGTGAGCGGGGTGCGACGGCCGTGCCCGGGGAGGGCGGAAGATGACGTTTCCGCGTGCCTCCGGCACGGGCTGGACGGAGGGCGCTATCGTGCCAGTCGTGCGGAGCGTGAGGCGGTGCTCGCGGACCGGGTGTACCAACCCGGCCGTTGCGACGCTTACGTATGCCTATGCGGACTCCACCGCGGTGGTCGGACCGCTGGCGACTTACGCGGAACCGCACAGCTACGACCTGTGCGAGGAACACGCGCTGCGGCTCACGGTGCCGAAGGGCTGGGAGGTCGTCCGCTACGAGGGCGAGTTCGCGTTGCCCGACCGTTCGGTGGACGATTTGACGGCGCTCGCCGAAGCGGTGCGGGAGGCCGGTCGCTCGGATCTGCCGGTGGATTCGCCGGATTTCTCCGTCGGCGGTGGCAGGCGCGGGCATCTGCGCGCGCTGCCCGACCCTCGGGACGAGTGAGCCGGCGCGCAGAACGTGACGTGCCGCTCGTGGCCGTCGGGAGCTCTCCGCAAGATCACCGATCGCCGGTAGGCTCGGACCGCATCGAGGTTGGCCGGACTACGTAGGGATGTGCAGCGTGCGGGACCTGTCGGAGATCGTCAAGGCGTACGACATCCGCGGGGTGGTGGACGAGCAGCTCGACACCGACGTGGTTCGGGAGATCGGCGCCGCGTTCACCAGGCTCGTCGGCGGTCCTGCCGTGGTCGTCGGGCACGACATGCGCGATTCCTCGCCCGGCCTCGCCGCCGCGTTCGCCGAGGGCGTCACCGGCCAGGGCGTCGACGTGATCTCCATCGGGCTGGCCAGCACCGACCTGCTCTACTTCGCCTCCGGCACGCTGGAGTTGCCGGGCGCCATGTTCACCGCCAGCCACAACCCGGCCCGCTACAACGGCATCAAGTTGTGCCGGGCGGGCGCGGCGCCGGTCGGCCAGGACAGCGGCCTGTCCGAGATCCAGGAGCTCGTCTCGCACGGCGTGCCGGAGTTCCTGGGCGCGAAGGGCACCGTCTCCGAGCGCGACATGGCCGCCGACTACGCGAGTTTCCTGCGCAGCCTGGTCGACCTGCGGGAGGTCCGGCCGCTGAAGGTCGTCGTGGACGCGGGCAACGGCATGGCCGGGCACACCGTGCCCACGGTGTTCGAGGGGCTGCCGGTCGAGCTGGTGCCGATGTACTTCGAACTGGACGGCACGTTCCCCAACCACGAGGCGAACCCGCTGGACCCGGCGAACCTGGTCGACCTGCAGGCGAAGGTCCGCGAAGTGGGCGCCGACGCGGGGCTGGCCTTCGACGGCGACGCGGACCGCTGTTTCGTGGTGGACGAGAACGCCGATCCGGTGGCGCCGAGCGCGATCACCGCGCTGGTCGCGGTCCGCGAGCTCGCGAAGGAGCCGGGCGGCACCGTCATCCACAATCTGATCACCTCGCACGCCGTTCCCGAGATCGTCGCCGAGCGCGGTGGCAAGCCGGTGCGCACTCGCGTCGGGCACTCGTTCATCAAGCAGACGATGGCCGAGACCGGGGCGATCTTCGGTGGCGAGCATTCGGCGCACTACTACTTCCGGGACTTCTGGAAGGCCGACTCCGGCATGCTGGCCGCGCTGCACGTGCTGGCCGCGCTGGGTGGTCAGGCCGGTCCGCTGTCCGGGCTGATGGCCGAGTACTCCCGCTACGCCGCCTCCGGCGAGATCAACTCGACGGTCGACGACCAGGCTGGGCGGATGCGCGCGGTGGCCGAAACCTACCGGGAACGTCCGGAGGCTCGAATCGACGAGCTCGACGGGCTTACCGTGGAGCTGTCGGACGGTTCCTGGTTCAACCTGCGGCCCTCGAACACCGAGCCGCTGCTGCGGTTGAACGTGGAGGCGCCGGACGCCGCCGCGGTCGCCGCGTTGCGCGACGAGGTGCTCGCAGTGGTGCGGGCGTGACGCCGCCCGCTGGGCGTGGACCGGGTGTGGACTCAGGAGGGAACGTGGCCGTGGCTCTGGAACCGACATTGCTGGAGATCCTCGCCTGTCCGGCGCCGGACCACGGCGCGTTGCGCGCCGAGGCGACCGGGGCCGCGCAGGAGGACTACTTGACGTGCACTTCGTGCGGCCGCGGCTACCCGGTCCGGGACGGGATTCCGGTGCTGCTGCTGGAGGAGGCCGTCGGCGGCCCCGACGATCCTGGCGCGACCGGGGAGAGGTGACCTCCGGTGCTCGACGACAGCCTTTTCGACGACCCTGACCGGATCACCGAGGCCGACTCGCGCGGGCTGTTGCGCTCGGCCGCGCTCGCGGGCGCGCAGGTGCGCGCGGCCGTGGAGAACGTGGGGGAGGTCGGCTTCGACGACCTCGCCGACGGCAGGCCGCGTTCCCTCGTGCTGGTTTCGCGGCCCGGGCTCGGGCCGTCGGTGTGCGGGGTGCTCGCCGCGCTGGCCGGGCCGTCGTGCCCGGTTCCGGTGATCGTGGCGGAGTCCGTCCCGGTGTGGGTCGGTGCGCTCGATGTGGTGTTCGCGCACACGCCCGACCCGGGGGATCCGGTGCTCGCGGACGGGGTGGCGACCGCCACGCGGCGGGGTGCCTCGGTGGTGCTGGCCGTTCCCGAGGACGGACCGGTCGCCGCGTCCGGGGCGGGCCGCGCGAAGATCGTGGCCCCGCGCATCCCGGTGCCCGACGAATTGACCTTCGCGCACGTGTTCACCGTGGGGCTCAGCGTGCTCATCGCGCTGGGGCTCATCCGCTGCGACACCGAGCAGCTCGCCGAGGAACTGGACCGGGAGGCGGAACGTGCGCATCCGGGCCAGGAACCGCTGATGAACCCGGCGAAGGCGCTGGCGCTGCGGCTGGCCGACCACGAACCGCTGCTGTGGGGCGTCGACCAGCTGGCCACGTCCGTCGCGGGGCACGGCGCGTATGCGCTCGGCGTGCACGCGGGACTGGCCTGCGACGTCACGAACCATGCGCAGGCGGTCACGAGGCACGCCCTGTACCGCTCGGTGCGCGAATCCGGCTCGGACCTGTTCGCCGATCCCGATGTGGACGAGGGCGTGACGCCGCGGGTCTTCCTGATCGGCACCCGGCACGACGCCCGCGCGGAGAACGAGGAACGCGCCGTGACCGGGGCGTTGCCGAGCGCGGATCTGATCGTTCCCGGTGAGTCGGCCCGCGAGGACGCGGTGCTGCGGGCGGCGGTGCTCGCATTGCGGTTCGATCTCACCGCGGTCTACCTGGGGCTCGCGGCGGGCACGCTCGGGGGTCCGGGCAGGCAGGCCATGGCGGTGCACTGATCGGACGGGGTGAAAACCTTGGGCAATTACCAGGGGTGCCCCTGATGCACTGGTAGCGGAGAGGCGATGTCCTGGTCCAAGGCCGGACGCCGAAGGTGCTGGTTCAAGATTGACGCCGAGTCGAGGCGTCGTGGCGTGTGCGAGAAGCCGGACACGCCGCAGCGGTATGCCTGACCAGCGGTGAAGAGAGCGAGAACGACTGTGGAGTTACTGCGGAACGCGGTGCGCCCCTACGCGTGGGGCTCGCGTACCGCTATCGCGGATCTGCTCGGCCGGCCGGTTCCCACTCCGCACCCCGAGGCCGAACTGTGGATGGGCGCGCATCCCGGGGACCCGTCGAAGCTGGTGCGCCCGGACGGTTCCGAGGAGTCGCTGCTGCACCTGCTCGATGCCGACCCGGCGCACCACCTCGGCCCGGTGTGCACCGAACGCTGGGGCAGCCGGTTGCCGTTCCTGCTCAAGGTGCTCGCCGCGAACGAGCCGTTGAGCCTGCAGGCGCACCCTTCGGCCGAGCAGGCCGCGGAAGGGTTCGCGCGGGAGGAACGCGTGGGCATCCCGCGCAACGCCCCGAACCGCAACTACCCGGACCCCACGGCGAAACCGGAGCTGGTGTGCGCGCTCACCGAGTTCCACGCGCTGGCCGGTTTCCGCGAGGCGCACCGCACGGTGCGGCTGCTGGGCGAACTGGACGTGCCGAGCCTTCGGCCGCACACCGGGCTGCTCGCGGCCCAGCCGGACGCGGACGGGCTGCGGGCGCTGTTCACCACCTGGATCACGCTGCCGCAGCACTACCTGCGCGAGCTGCTGCCGGAACTCCTGGACGCCTGCGTGCGGCACGTGCGCGAGCACGGCGAGTTCGCGCTGGAGTGCCGCACGGTCCTGGAGCTGGGGGAGGCTTACCCGAACGACGCGGGCGTGCTGGCGAGCTTGTTGCTGAACCGGCTGGTCCTGCATCCGGGCGAGGCGATCTACCTGCCCGCGGGCAACCTGCACGCCTACTTGCAGGGCACCGCGGTGGAGATCTTGGCGAACTCGGACAACATCCTGCGTTGCGGGCTCACCCCGAAGCACGTCGACGTGCCGGAGTTGCTGCGGGTCCTGGACTTCACGTGCGCCGACATGCGGGTGCACAAGGGGGAGTCGCTGGACGGGAACCTGACCGTCTACCAGACGCCCGCGGAGGAGTTCCGCCTTTCCCGGGTGGACTGGTCGCCGGCGAACTCGACGCCGGTGCGGTTGGACTCGCACGGCCCGCAGATCCTGCTGTGCACCAAGGGCGGCGTGCGCCTGTCCACGGAGGGCGTTGCGGGGGAGCGGGTGGAGCTGGACCTGGTGAAGGGGCAGTCGGTGTGGCTGGCGGCCTCCGATCCGGCGGTCCTGGCGCACCCGATGTGCCAGGACGGCACAGCCCAGCTGTTCCGCGCGGCAGCGGGGGCTTGAGAGCCGTTCCGGGGGCCTGCATGGCGGGTCGGGTGGCGGAACCTCAGTGGCTTCCTCACTGCGGGATCTTTTTCCCGAGTGGCTCCGCCACGAGGGGAAAAGCCGGCCTCGCGAGGAAGCCGCTGAGAACCCGCCGGTGGTCTTTTCACTCTTGTCAGCGGCT harbors:
- a CDS encoding DUF3499 domain-containing protein, which gives rise to MRRCSRTGCTNPAVATLTYAYADSTAVVGPLATYAEPHSYDLCEEHALRLTVPKGWEVVRYEGEFALPDRSVDDLTALAEAVREAGRSDLPVDSPDFSVGGGRRGHLRALPDPRDE
- the manA gene encoding mannose-6-phosphate isomerase, class I — its product is MELLRNAVRPYAWGSRTAIADLLGRPVPTPHPEAELWMGAHPGDPSKLVRPDGSEESLLHLLDADPAHHLGPVCTERWGSRLPFLLKVLAANEPLSLQAHPSAEQAAEGFAREERVGIPRNAPNRNYPDPTAKPELVCALTEFHALAGFREAHRTVRLLGELDVPSLRPHTGLLAAQPDADGLRALFTTWITLPQHYLRELLPELLDACVRHVREHGEFALECRTVLELGEAYPNDAGVLASLLLNRLVLHPGEAIYLPAGNLHAYLQGTAVEILANSDNILRCGLTPKHVDVPELLRVLDFTCADMRVHKGESLDGNLTVYQTPAEEFRLSRVDWSPANSTPVRLDSHGPQILLCTKGGVRLSTEGVAGERVELDLVKGQSVWLAASDPAVLAHPMCQDGTAQLFRAAAGA
- a CDS encoding phosphomannomutase/phosphoglucomutase yields the protein MRDLSEIVKAYDIRGVVDEQLDTDVVREIGAAFTRLVGGPAVVVGHDMRDSSPGLAAAFAEGVTGQGVDVISIGLASTDLLYFASGTLELPGAMFTASHNPARYNGIKLCRAGAAPVGQDSGLSEIQELVSHGVPEFLGAKGTVSERDMAADYASFLRSLVDLREVRPLKVVVDAGNGMAGHTVPTVFEGLPVELVPMYFELDGTFPNHEANPLDPANLVDLQAKVREVGADAGLAFDGDADRCFVVDENADPVAPSAITALVAVRELAKEPGGTVIHNLITSHAVPEIVAERGGKPVRTRVGHSFIKQTMAETGAIFGGEHSAHYYFRDFWKADSGMLAALHVLAALGGQAGPLSGLMAEYSRYAASGEINSTVDDQAGRMRAVAETYRERPEARIDELDGLTVELSDGSWFNLRPSNTEPLLRLNVEAPDAAAVAALRDEVLAVVRA
- a CDS encoding Trm112 family protein, which gives rise to MAVALEPTLLEILACPAPDHGALRAEATGAAQEDYLTCTSCGRGYPVRDGIPVLLLEEAVGGPDDPGATGER